The Glycine soja cultivar W05 chromosome 3, ASM419377v2, whole genome shotgun sequence genome window below encodes:
- the LOC114407076 gene encoding uncharacterized protein LOC114407076, whose amino-acid sequence MDAKVFKFQILQGSIAKRVVIRSILLACAVSIVSIYRAQSLFDFGTLAPIATYFDCVSGFEGVTFRPGSHLLRTRFWASANCEKDANLTLSVVTDLTGNNLLYTGAKSLCVGEGSSMAVTAMKQLGFSSVSAVQTHRFVQRNVLYEDNSFDFVFSRDLDKVSVPALLVLEVERVLKPRGIGAFLVGTTSSHPNDLIRAATPVSSLLRSSNVVHVGSVNELNLVVFKKRVGNATSFYQHGNLPADCPSLTFTKSLIELMEPLVSEKQKPPPLEFHKRIPYLPKFVDVSTRKRLVYIDIGVGELLDANVSDWFLPSYPIDQKDFNIYFVHYNTSIMLSHVKQPGITFVYHPGLSGIDKVNAKLGSDDDDDMDPLLGEEEKFDFLAWFKETVQYADFVVLKMNAGSVELKFLSDIFENGAICYVDELFLKCPERGGDASKGSCMDIYKDLRSNGVYVHQWWGD is encoded by the coding sequence ATGGATGCCAAGGTATTCAAATTCCAGATCCTCCAAGGCTCCATCGCTAAGCGCGTGGTCATTCGCTCAATACTACTCGCGTGCGCCGTCTCAATTGTCTCCATCTACCGCGCGCAATCCCTCTTCGATTTCGGAACCCTCGCTCCCATCGCCACGTACTTCGACTGCGTTTCCGGCTTCGAGGGCGTCACCTTTCGCCCTGGTTCCCACTTGCTCCGAACCCGCTTCTGGGCCTCCGCCAATTGCGAGAAAGACGCCAACTTGACCCTCTCCGTGGTCACCGACCTAACTGGTAACAATTTACTCTACACCGGAGCGAAAAGCCTCTGCGTCGGAGAAGGCTCCTCAATGGCCGTCACGGCAATGAAACAGTTAGGTTTCTCCAGCGTCAGCGCCGTCCAAACGCACCGTTTCGTGCAGAGGAACGTCCTGTACGAGGATAACTCCTTCGATTTCGTGTTCTCCAGAGACCTAGACAAGGTTTCTGTCCCAGCATTGCTGGTGCTCGAGGTTGAGCGTGTCCTTAAGCCACGTGGCATTGGTGCCTTTCTTGTAGGCACCACTAGTTCTCACCCCAATGATTTGATAAGAGCAGCCACACCCGTTTCCTCTTTGTTAAGGTCTTCCAATGTTGTGCATGTTGGTTCTGTCAACGAGCTTAACCTTGTTGTTTTCAAGAAACGAGTTGGAAACGCTACTTCATTTTACCAACATGGTAATTTACCCGCTGATTGTCCCAGTCTCACATTCACTAAATCCCTCATAGAGTTGATGGAGCCTCTCGTGAGTGAGAAACAAAAACCACCACCTCTTGAGTTTCACAAGAGGATTCCCTATTTGCCTAAATTTGTGGATGTTTCCACTAGGAAGAGGTTGGTGTATATTGACATTGGGGTAGGGGAGCTTCTTGATGCCAATGTTAGTGATTGGTTCCTACCATCGTACCCCATTGATCAGAAggatttcaatatttattttgttcactACAACACTTCGATTATGTTGTCCCATGTGAAGCAACCTGGTATTACCTTTGTTTACCACCCTGGCTTGTCTGGTATTGATAAGGTCAATGCTAAGCTTGgtagtgatgatgatgatgacatgGATCCTTTACTTGGGGAGGAGGAGAAGTTTGATTTCCTTGCCTGGTTCAAAGAAACTGTGCAATATGCTGATTTTGTGGTCCTCAAGATGAATGCAGGCAGTGTTGAACTCAAGTTCCTCTCTGATATATTTGAGAATGGAGCTATATGCTATGTTGATGAGTTGTTTCTCAAGTGTCCCGAGAGGGGAGGTGATGCCAGCAAGGGAAGTTGCATGGATATTTACAAGGATCTCCGAAGCAATGGTGTCTATGTGCATCAATGGTGGGGAGACTGA
- the LOC114407077 gene encoding probable E3 ubiquitin-protein ligase LOG2 produces the protein MGNISSGGNPRRRHSGASRRSHPPPPPRPVTPQPEIAANPFVYHGAAAPYPNPPLHYPQYHYPGYYPPVPPMPYHPHQHQHHHRHMDPAWIQGHFPSGPMMPNPAPFVEHQKAVTIKNDVNIRKETLKLEPDVENSGHFLVSFSFDATVSGSITIYFFAKEGEGCILTPMKENQLAPVSVHFEQGLGQKFRQAAGTGIDFSVFEESELLKVGEKDVYPLAVKADASPGNHDESDRSPTSSNTNSQITQTVFEKEKGEFRVKVVKQILWVNGMRYELQEIYGIRNSTENDQGKCVICLSEPRDTIVLPCRHMCMCSGCAKDSRFQTDRCSICRQPVERLLEI, from the exons ATGGGCAACATCTCAAGCGGCGGCAATCCCCGTCGCCGACACAGCGGAGCTTCACGGCGGAGCCacccgccgccgccgccgcggCCCGTTACGCCGCAGCCTGAGATCGCGGCGAATCCATTCGTGTACCATGGTGCTGCTGCACCGTACCCGAACCCTCCTCTGCATTACCCTCAGTACCATTACCCCGGTTACTACCCTCCGGTGCCACCCATGCCTTATCAtcctcatcaacatcaacatcatcatcgACACATGGACCCGGCGTGGATTCAGGGGCATTTCCCTAGTGGGCCCATGATGCCTAACCCTGCACCTTTCGTAGAGCATCAGAAAGCCGTTACAATAAAGAACGATGTCAACATCAGGAAAGAGACCCTTAAGCTTGAACCCGACGTAGAAAATTCTGGCCACTTCCTTGTTTCGTTTTCCTTCGATGCCACCGTTTCTGGCAG CATCACCATATATTTCTTTGCAAAAGAAGGTGAAGGCTGCATCCTCACACCAATGAAGGAAAACCAACTTGCACCAGTGTCTGTGCATTTCGAGCAAGGCCTTGGCCAGAAGTTTAGACAGGCAGCTGGAACTGGTATTGATTTTTCAGTGTTTGAAGAGTCTGAGTTATTGAAAGTGGGTGAAAAGGATGTCTACCCTCTAGCAGTAAAGGCAGACGCATCCCCTGGTAATCATGATGAGTCAGATAGATCTCCAACATCTAGTAACACAAACTCTCAGATTACGCAAACGGTGTTTGAGAAGGAGAAAGGAGAGTTCCGGGTGAAAGTTGTCAAGCAGATCTTGTGGGTGAATGGAATGAGGTATGAGCTGCAGGAGATATATGGTATTAGAAATTCAACGGAGAATGACCAAGGAAAATGTGTTATTTGCTTGTCAGAGCCCCGAGATACAATTGTCCTTCCCTGCCGGCATATG TGTATGTGTAGCGGATGTGCAAAGGATTCTAGGTTCCAGACAGATAGATGCTCAATTTGCAGACAACCAGTTGAGAGGCTGTTGGAGATATAG